Part of the Apostichopus japonicus isolate 1M-3 chromosome 18, ASM3797524v1, whole genome shotgun sequence genome, ATAGGTTTATGCTTATAAAAGCTAACATGAGTCGATAGTAACAGCAGAGAACTATAGATTATCTATTGGCACTGCTGGTGAATCTCTGTAGGTACATAGAGACATCACCAGCATCATATTAACATTTCACTCAACTTAAAAAAACGTGTGATCCAGTAGGGACTGTTTTTCATTAAGAAACTACATAGCATATATTCTTTCAATCAAGTTCCACTATAACtaacaatgtatatataaagaTTTCATAGGATTGGATCACTgacttgtcttttttttttttttaaagtagttaCGTTTCTCTGAAAGTCAGAATAACCTTTTGCAGTAATTAATAAATTCGGATTTGCATATAGGGAAAACTAAAAGTGTCATTTAATGACATTtctagaagaaaagaaaaccttttttttctggaggtTGTGTCTAttcaaattattcccagacactGAGGAGTGGTAATGCTGACTTGACACTGACTTGTCGGCATGACACTCATGACACTTAAACAGGCTTTTCGTTCTTTGGTCGGCCATTTTACCAAATTACTAGTATTCAGACTATGACAATCTAGTGTGAGATTTAGTATTTTTTATTGTGATATTGTCGAACAGACACTTGTGTATATCGTATTAGTCACGCAGAAAAGAACAAGTCAGAATTTGCAAAACCTGTGGCCATTTACATCACTATTTGGAATGTATTTCTATAATGTAGTAAAACTAATGAACTGCATATAGCTCATGGGATGTTAATACCGATGTTTAGCGAAATTGACcaaagttattgcaaaaaaCTGCTCTGGTTATATCGATTGAAGTGAGAGTTCAACCTTAGAAGAAACAATCCTACGTTATATTGAAAATATGGTATGGACCATCTTAAGATTGAGGCAAATCCATTAAAATTATTTCCGTATGTTTTGAGATAAAGACATCGAATTCCATGTTATCTGCAGTATGACCATGTGTAATCTattaacaaataatatatttattttgcttttgtttaaaCTCGCACCTTGACCCCACCATGAAAGTGAAACTAAATCACCCGGCAAGCTCGCAAAGCACGTTGCAAACATGTCTTGCGCGATTACGAACAACTCCGAATGAACTACATACGTACATCAGATGGtcaggcagggggggggggaggaagctTTCAAAAAGTGggtgggggcacaacatcaaAGGGGCACTTTcccattccacaaccaccactcgttatgcgtAGTGTAtcgcctagtggttaacgccggcgtctcccagtcatgagatccccggttcgattccccgccgacagcaatgtgtgtcgtctggcaagggtgttgttcaataacaacttcccgacatggacgttaaatggatgtgtgccgagagattggcttcggtcagcttgcgagtctacaagcctccatggcttctttcgcgagttcctgcttgcgggaagatcacatatacatatacatacatacaatgctATAAACCGACAAACACCGGAcatatcatttaaatatatatgatgtaatagtatgctatcaatactatttattgagattgtttattgttcaccgtgctacaaaaagatattgGATGCCatattaaaaatagcatgtacagactaaaataaattattaaaataaaatattaaaattaacaaaggcttaagatatccaaaagacagttcttcatcagaatgggcacattttatttgccagtagcagtagggcacatttgctattttggaaaaagtggTGGCACGTGCACCCAGTGCCCCctcccccggctcctaccccctgtgGTCAGGAGACTATCGCTTTGAAGGCTATTGAATATGCTCAGCATAGTCGAGAATTATCAGCGAGAAATTCATGACAGGGATTTTGTTGTCAATTTCAATACGTTATGTGTGGAAGAGCTTTTCCAGTACGAATGAGATTATCAAAGTGATAGAAGTACGTCCAATTAGTCTACCTTCCTTTTTGTAACAAATAAAATTGAGACATCAAGCCTAGAATAatctttctttaaaataaatgttattttttctCACCATTGAAGCTAGAGATCTAACCTAGCCTGTACAATACTCGCCGTCTCTTCATATAATCTTCGGTTATTTATATTGATCAGTTAAGCGTTGCCAGTATTACTAACAGCATACTCCTATGTAGACAGGTGACATGTAATCATTTGAAAGGACTCGTGCTGTGGTCAGGGAATGTTTTAAGTACAGGACAATTTAATTTAGACAGAATGATAAATTAACTGTATAGTTACATCGTACGTTTTCCTATTTCACAATTTCTTGAATCGTGACAGAAGACCTTCATGGTATACGGTAAGTACGGTATATTGGTAGAGGATCAATGCTCAAAATGCACAATACAATCATATCACACGATATGAAATAATGATTCTTTGGTCAAGTTGAACCACTCCTACTTCTTTGGTGAGTAACCATGATATAATCTTACCAGCTTCAAAGTTTGAGCATAAATGCCCTGAATTGTAATATAGAAATATCGTATCTTGCCTAGCATTCAACTATATGTAGATTTACGGTGCCTATGCATACACTAAATTGTATCCACTTAAATACAATAAACGATATTTAACATAACCCTAAATGAATCCTACATGGTCTTATATTTCTCCGCACAATAGTTTCTACCATTTGCAAGGACTTTGGGAGCGTTCGTCAAAGTGCCCACAATGTATCAACATGGAAGGAACACTAATGGCCCAAATTTAATCCTAATAAGATTGGTTTGCAAAAGCCGAAAACCCTGACTTCAAGGTTGGATATTCTTCAGTTTTAGTAACTTGAtgctgaaataaaattattgttgaaatattttccaCCATATTTAGCAGATATGCAGGATGACTCCAATTTGCAtcatattttcaggtgattagTTTATCAATCTCTATCAATCAATATTATCTGGCTGGTACCACTGTAGTTAGTGTTGGTGGTGCATCTACAGAAGAAGCTCCTGTTTTTAAGTCTATTGGCAGGTGATCTTTAGTTTGTCCGTTTGTCGTAATTACTTCAGTATTGTCATTGTTATTTGACAATGAGTTTGCCTTTAgacattcttcttcttctgttgtttgtttCCTTACTTCCCTTAGTGATTCTTCTTTGTGACCTCCGTTATCGTTCTTGTTTATATCTTCATTGGAACTTTGCAATACACTCATCTCTACTAAATCAGTCGTTGTCTCATCTAAGTTATTTTTGTTCTTCGAATCCTCCACAAACGTCTCTTCCTTGTCCAATTCTGGAGGAGGAGGCGTGGCCTGCCGGGAACGTTCTTGATTGGCTATTGGTTCCGAAGCAACAACCGGAGGACGACTGAGATCGCTATCTGTTCTTAGTCTGGTGGATTCTTTTGCAACTTCTGCCACGTAATTACTTTTCTGTCTCTTATTAGCTTCTTGAAATACTCGGAAGACGAGTGGCAAAGGACCGTtctgaagaagaaacaaaaacaagaggTGTCAAGGCTTCAAAATTCAATCAAGATTATTCAAACATTGTATAAATAATCGACCTAACGATACACATCTTCGGTCGCAAATATCCATGTTACAAGTATTGCTGTTTGCGAAGAATATATGACAAGGAAATGCGTTAGTTTGTTTACGGATGTGTATGTTACTCCGGATGTATGCAATTGTGATAATAATTATATGTATAACATCGGGTCGGTGAACTCGAGCACCAATGTCTCTCAAGTTCAAACACATTCATGGATCTATCAACGTACTATGTACATGCCACATGAACCACACACAGTATGGGCTGGTCATATCTTATCATATCGTTCAAGGATAATTGCAATATGAAGCTTCAATTGCAGGTCATATTCAGTGGTGTagctatacatacataatttttGACGGGAGTGATCGAGGGTGTAAGTATTCAATCAGTATTTTGTCAACGCCTGATTTTGACCTAATTCATGTTCCCCAAACCGACAGATTTTCATATCTGCGTTCACCATGTGAAGGGATTGCCATTACATATGCATCCCATTAAAAGAATAATCCATGGCACTCAAATTGAATTATAGGATGTACCACGACAACCAAGTCTTAGATCAATTGCACTATACCATGTCGAACATGACGTTGTTAAGATCATCTAAAGAAGTTTAGCTAGCGCAGTACTATTCAAACTATACTGGATTCCGTTTGATGTAAGCTATACCTGAGAGAGCGTAGGTTACGACATGGCACAAACCTACCATACGTTCTTACATTATACTTTTCAGTATTGGTACCACTCACTTTGTTGCATAAACTCCGTTTATCAGAACTGTAGGCTACATTTTTCATATCCGAAAGTGCTctgaaaatattatataaagGGCTTCAACTTCAAGAGCACGGAAATTGGATCGAATCCCTACGAATTGATCCTGTTCGCCGCCTAGTGCCAGTGATGACAACTACTTCCGTTACTAGTAGCAATAGCGTTGCTACCAGTTCTACTAATACTGCTGAAACTCCATTGCAGAAAGCGCGCATCCTCAAAAATGGTCCTCAGACGAACCTACTTCGGTAGGGTGGCAAACGTAAACCTGTCAGTACCTATGGCATGGATCCATGCTTTACATCAACTTGGATCTTTCTGTGGGTCAGgaatttctcatgtttttaaGGCATACTAGTACAATCAAATACTTGGCACATCGGCATAGTCATAGTAGTGACAGCGTGGGCATAGCGTATATGCACTGTTGTGTTTACAAAACAAAGTGAACGGATGATGTCACACTTCCAGAGTTATGCACAATTCATGAGTGGGTTTCGAATGTATCCGTCGTTGAAACTGGTACCGAATTTGCTATCGTAACTTAAAAATATGGATTCGAAGTTACCAGTGTggcatttctgtttttttggaTGATCACAACATTTTCTATAACCACTTGGATTGTTCATTTTAAGAGAGGTTCACTTACAGCGCCTCTACAACCTGCTACCTTTGGAAGCATTAGCTGAGATTTAAATTTCAAGGGATCATATTCGCCAGTAAAAGTAATGATCGCTTATCGTCCTCCATACAGCAAAAGGAAAAGATCAACACCTCGCATTTTTCTTGATGAATTTGCTGAATGCTTGATACCTTTTCTGTCTTCCCCATCTAAGCATTCTACCCAATAGCCGGTGACTTCTTCTCCTGGGATATATTAACACTTCAGAGAAATCCTTGGTACTGAAAATTTTTCACAATTTACCATTCTGAGCTAACTCAAATAAACGGTCATACTTGATCTGGTGATTACCCAAAACGACGGACGAGCTGTTGAAGTACCTCGTTCTCCTTACTAAACACAGCGCTATATATTTTAGCATCAATCCAAGCAAGCCTCAGTCCGAAAAAGGACAGTTATTCAATGGAACGTAAAATTGAATGTTAATCCTTTAAGTTGATTCGGCGGGTATTTGTTTTACTAATAAGTCACGCCGTACTCAGATAATTGCACTGGTTGCCAACTTGGAAACGAGTATGTTTCAAAATTCTTCTCTTGATTTGGGAGCCACTTACTAATATGACACCACTGGCTACATATCTTACACATCTGTTTGTTACAATTCGTAGATTAAAATTTTCCGATCTACTGCTTTTAAATATTGAAagatcccccctccctccccttatGGTAATCgttcttttgttgttgtggCTCCAAAACATTGGACCTTCCACCCGATCTTCATGGATGTATacttttcttgatttcttcaagGTTTGTCTTATCTCGCTCGTGTTTCATGTTGATTTTATTGAAGTTCTATGGCTTTTTAGTAGTGACACCCGAAACAGATTTTGACGTTTCTCCGAAATCAGGTGTCACTTTGTTCAAATGAGTGTGAAGTTACCATCTTGGCATTTTCATTCCAGTTTTTCCGAGGTGGAACTAGATGCATGTCATGTCATAAGTTTCCCCTAATCTGGGAAATGTATACTTATTAGGGTGACACAGGGTCAACGGTTTGATActgcttttctttctattcttgTTTTATCACTCTTACATTCATGGGTGTAAACCACGCTGAATTTGGCTCCGATTTGCGACTTACCTGGTATTGGTTTTGGAATCATTTCTCATTATCACTGACAATCGATGGCCAATCCCCTCTCCCCGAATGTATGTCAGTTGATAATTGATAACTCATTAATGCTCATAGCGTTACATACCCTCctccatgtatatatatatatataggcatctCTTCCAAGCTATACAGTAGCATGTTATATTTTcataactcattaatattcataatactACATACCCTCCTCCatgtgtatctatatatatcggCATCTCTTCCAAGCTATACAGTAGCatgttatatttacataactcattaatattcataatactACATACCCTCCTCCatgtgtatctatatatatatcggcaTCTCTTCCAAGCTATACAGTAGCatgttatatttacataactcattaatattcataatactACATACCCTTCTCCatgtgtatctatatatatcggCATCTCTTCCAAGCTATACAGTAGCATGTTATATTTACATTACTCATTAATACTCATAAAATTTCAAACCCTTCCCCATATGTATAAACATGCGTTTCGTCTTAGCTATACAGTATAcgttatatttacataactcattaatattcataaatttacatACCCTCCTCCATGTGTATATATAAGCCACATCCATCAGAGTGTAATCATCGGGCAGGGAATCGTCTTCATTGTCCATGTGAGTAATTTCAATCTACGACAATTTAAGTCAAGCATACACGTTATTTCACATTTAGCACAGATCTTTATCGCGTGTAAGAAGTTTTTTTCTACTTCTGAttatttattgacatttttcctTCGTCAACATAACCAATGCAATAGTTCATGGTTCTGCAACGTTAACACTTTCTTTTGCAGGATAATGAAATCTTTGAGATTACAGCTTGAAATGATTCCCTGTAAACATATCTGTTAAAAATTGCCAAGCTGGAAACATAATTAACGTTACCATTTTAAGGGCAGCTTTTTTAACGCTTTTTCAATCAAACACACGAATGGAAACATACCAAAGCAATGAATGACAATGTACAAACTTCCCCtcacatataaaatattaatttagttGAGTTTCCTGTAAGGAAAATGCATTCCAGACTACAATTTGTGATATATTGCTCAGATTGGATATCTCTTCTCACTAATAATACTAACAAGAATAACTTTAGTTACCATCGGAAAATTCTCAGTTATGTGTTTCATAAAGGTACGGAATCTGTTCGCTGTTGTGTTTGCTACAATGAGGGCGAACCCTTGTTGTTTCCGGCAACTTTATTAATACCATACAGTTACCATAGTTTCACGACTGAACTGTTATATAGTTAAAGTAAgtgggtgaggggggagggtgggggaagggttGGAGTGCTGCTTCACAGCATCGGACTACTGATATATGTCATAGCTTCTAATGAAGATCATTTATTCATCCCCAAACTTTTCAAAGGTGTGGACGTGGCTGTACTCAATACCGACTCTTCGATAAGTTTATACCGCCAAAGCAACAGAGCACTAATGACGGTAAGGCAGCTGAAAACCacaatttcaacttttcttgAGAAAATTTCATAATCAAATAACAAATTTGTGATAATTCAGGTctaataaattgttaataaAGTTTCACGGAACCAACCTGGTAGTTTGTTCTTAAATCAAATTTGTTCCGGATGAattttttgatatgtttgaCACAGACGGCCGCGGGACAGCGAAGGTACCGTTTGTGAACCATCTGTAAAATAAAGGAACTTATTACTCTATGGCAGTACTAGCACTCAGGTAGGTAGTCTGTATGATAGCTATACACAGCTACTTATACATAATCGACTGTATGGCAGCTATAAACATAGCTACTTTAAGACAATAGACtggcagatatatatatacaattgagGTCTACATTTCTATTACAGCTACCTCGGAACATTATTCATTACCAAGTATTCAATGCATGTTAATAATTTGTTGGACTAGAACCTGTAGCATGCAGGAGCAAGGAGGccaggtggaggggggggggggtggtggtcgAAATACTTAAAAGTTCCGGACGCCATGATGAAAGTAAGTATCAGAAAGCAAGTGAGGTGACTGAGGCTGAACCGGTTAGAGTTAGTTTTAAGAGAACATATTTGTCTTGCACTTACGTCATCACCATTCATGGAATCATCATCGTTAGTtcgttttttgttcttttccttATCACCATGGTTCTTCTCTTCCAATACTTTCCTTCTGTAAGGTACGTAGTATTCCAGTGATAGATTCATATGCTCATCGTCAGAGTAAATCACCAGAGCTTCCTCGCTCACCTCTCCTCGGGCCTCGAGGTCCACTGGAGAGTTGCCCGAGCTCGTACCtgcagaaaagaaataaagagtGGTAATTTAATGTTAGAAATTGAAGCACCATCATAACGGTGGCAATGGTATATCACCGTAGGTGAAGTGTGGTGGAGCCTGAGGTTATAACATGTTTCTATATCGTAACTTCTCAATTGTTACGGTACCTATTTGATCTGGTACATataatagtttaaaaaaattaaattgacatatgtcgGTTTCTCGTGGTCTCATTGGACGACCAATGTCACTTTGTGTTTTCTAGTgctctgattggaagaaatcgaCTTATGTGAATGACTTTACAAGCCTATCGATGAGACTGTTGGCAAATAAATTGATCTATTCTTATTTCAACTGTTTGGATTCTTGGGcctataaatatacatatataatttaacCATAGCACGAAAACCGACATATGACAATTCAATTCGACATATGTCACATATGCtatgtcgatttcaggactTATGGCACACTAGTCGTTGATTTCATCCAATCAGAGCACGAGAAACTTACAAATGTCAATTTAATTAACAGTAAAACCCCCGATTTTCCGAACTGGTCGGGAGCGAAGGTAATTTCGGATAATCGAAAAATTTCGGATAATCGAAGTGTCATCAATTTGCTAACATACACCCCACGTAATACGATATTATACCTTCTaaattattgtatatattattttccatGTTTAACAATTGATTATTTGATAATTGTATTCAGAACTTAATAAAAAGGAATTTGTTTATTTAGGAAGGCGGGGAGGGGCGGGGAGATTTTCTGCGTACTTTCACCACTCTGACCACATGTTCAGTAGTCTATATATTACAGGTGTATAGGCCTCTTACTATATATGACACTAGTGTCAGTGGTTTATCCTACCCTTAATGCTGATTCCCATAACAAGCTGAAATTTCACTGACAACTTTTGTAAGAAAAGTAAGGAAGAAAGAAGTGTCAACTTGGGTCAAATAAAGCTgtttcatatttgaataatttcaatgAGGTTTGCGGCAATACTTCACGCCTTAAGATCGAGAACACACACGTGCGCGGCCGGGTGACTTTTCTGGAGCGCTTTTTGGTTCCGGGCGAAACATTgaaaaaaacttgaaacattGTAGTCGCTCATCTGTTGACCAAGGTTTGACCCGACGTTACCCCAGGTGAACCCGACAGAGATTTGTGAACCGTTGTTGTTTTGAGTACAACTTTTAGGCTTGTAACAGAGAAGACATTGTTGTGCGATTTATAAAAGGATTGTCCAGTATTTGCTTAAGCCGAACTCATTGCTCTGTGCTTGTTTTGCCTGTTTTCCAAAAAGTAATGCGCACGATTGCCAAACGTTCGTGGTAgagtaacttaggcctaggctatagtcACTGAAGAGTAGAACGACATTGGCACTAACGTTGTAACCTGTAGGTACTAAGAACTAGGCCGAACCAGCCATTTAAATTCGTTAAGGCTGTTATATTAATACAGCAAGCAGTAGTGTTAGTAGTTGTGGTACCAATAGCTGCAAAGTGTCACCGTGCTAAAGAAAAAACTATTTCTTTCTATCCAGAAAGtatttatctttcatatttggtttttatGAAATCCTAATCTATCTAGTCATGCTATTGTGTGTGTCTATTATCGTGGGTGATTAACATGTAAACCAGTATGTGGAAAGGAAAGCTGGAACACGTCTAATATTTGGTATCTGGGTATAGCACGTTGAATATAACTAAGCTATTCTGGTAAATCTGGATATCATTTAGGGtccaaatgaagaaaaaataaataataaacaggTTGGCTCATGGAAACCTTACGCAATCCTTGTATTAGGTTTGCTGGTATCCCGTTTTGACTGAGTACACTTCTAGTCAGTAGTAGATGATGTAAGATGAGATTGCTTCACTTCTGTTTTTGGTTCATTGTTTTGATGGGGTGCAGTGAATGTTGTACCATTTATGCTTCACTCTGTCACAAATCTGCTTTTGCAAGATTTTTATCTTTAACAATAGCAGTTCGAAACGTAGAAGTGCAATTAATAATGCAAAGAACAGTGTTCTGATAACTGAACATTATTTACCGTGACGTATACTGTATACGTACCATCCACTATACAACTGTCAGTGTCCGTTGTTACGACACACAACAGTGATGATCTATCAGATAATTCGCTAAGGTAAACAACGCTTTAGCGTACTCGAGGTGGGCGAGGGTGTGAGGAGAAATGGAAGGGGGAATAGAGACATTGCCACGAGAACTAGTGGTTGATTCGAAGCCAAATTTTCCTCTCCTAATCTAAAAGTGGCCATAGACCTGTATACACCTTTGGTGTATCTGAGTTTGATTGCTAGCCAAACTATCTTTTTAAGTATAGAACAGTTAAACAAATTTTCTCTCGAAAAAAAGGCACCGATGTCTCTGATATAACACAGTCAAAAGGCTCAGAATGTTCGTCGACCCTGGATAAATTGAGAAAAGTTTCAGCAATTCCatgttaaaattattttttcttatgGAAAATAAGTTTATTCCGATATCAATGCAGCGTTATAGGAGGCAAGTAAGGTATGACCGGTGCAAAGATAACAATGTGATAACGATATGCACTAGCTCATTAGAATAAGATtggtgacgtcacttccggGGAGAAAGCACCTTATGTTAACTTTCCACTTTCTACAAAATAAAGCTAAGAGGATGTACAGTACGTCATACCGGCCTCTCTCAAAGTCTAGATTATCTAGCTTCAGAATTGAGAATATGCCTGTATGAAATCAATGATTACTACAATGTACGTACTTGCTTGTGGATGTTGTGTATAGAAATCTCGCCGTTTCTTCATTTCATCTGTTGAGAGAAAGAATAAGAGATATTGcatttactttttgttttaaagtaaCTGCAGTGCAGAGGCATGAACAGATACACAATCTCATCCCAACACTTGCTGTTTCTAATAGATGTTGCCTTGCCTCCAGGAAGTtgatatttgtaatatttaccAATAACAAGCACATCCGTTGGTAAAGTAcacaaatatattcaaaatgtgCTTATTTATCAGACGGGTCACAGAAAACTCAAATCCATGCCCAACCGTCATCTTCAATGGACATTTCTATCACAAATCGGAATATTTCGCTAGAAATTGACGTTCAAAGATTCCTCCCGACATTATAATATCCTTTTCATTGGTATGATATACAGAAATATCAAacatatataagaataaatatatttataagctCAAGTTTTCTATAATCTCCAGGTCTGTATAAATATACAAGTCTCATATAGATTAAGGCGTCGAGTACCTTCTAGTAGGCTGTTACTCTGTAGTTTTGGCTACATCTGCTGTGTTATGACTTGTCATACGTTCTGTAGAGTTAGAGAAATGGTAAGTGTAGGCTACTTGTGATACTAGGTATAGTGCCatcagtgtgtgtgtggggggggggggggggctgaccATTGAAAATGAGAGGTGAAAATATTCCGCTGTAATTTTAAACCTACAGGTAAAGCAGGCTCCGTACCGATTATTCTTACCAATTTAAGctattggacaattcatatgaACATTCTATATAGGACGATCAAGCCACGCAGACGTTTATGTGCATATAGTAAATCGTATAAATCGTTTGGTCCATACCTTTGAAGAGACCGGGTACCAGCTTGTAGACAATGTTTTGAAGTGCTCGGTCAACTCTGTAGTAAACAGGAAAAAACAATTGCTGTAATGGCTGATACATCGGACATATTTTCAATTATCACCCTGACTCCATGATAAACCTGTTTGACCACATAGAGTGCTCAATGTTCTGTATGTatggtgtgtatatatatatatatatacacatataaataatatccgcatgtaaagcgggaggcccgggttcgaatcccggtggaggctggaagtttttttcactatATATAACTGAATGTACACAACAAGGGTGCTTAACTTTTGACATAATCATcgtatttacaaggtttcagaCTATTAactatgttgacctcaaataactttccACCTCCAAAAATTGTCATCACTCATAAAAACTTCTACACAATACTCCAAACATTtattaagaaatgaaaataacattaGAACAAATCACCGATATTTGAACGAGAACATCATGTGAATGTCCATGTCAAATCGCTCGCCTTGTGTCTTTATCCTAAACGGTTCCAAAACAACCAATGATCATTTTATACGATTCCTCTTGCATCCCGAACTGACAGATATGGTTGCTGCATGAAAATAATGTGACCTCAACCACATGCTTCTTGTATTAAATATAGATTTATCAACATACTAGACATgatatctgtccttgttgaaatattgtgtaaaacatggttttcacaatttgacccctggtgaactcaaacgaccattgaccatTAGTCTTCTTGCaatcaatgtggtacaattacataccaaatatgcgatctgtctaAGCTTCCCtgtgatattatgtttaggttggtgcgttagtgtagagagacaggtaagagagttTGGCGTTTGCTGTATTCAAATAACATTTGACCTCaagcaaaatcaataggcttcttttactcaatgttatcTGCCCAAGTTTCCAATATtgtgatatcatgtttacaaggttttcaaagtttgacgtctaatgaccccaaatgacctttgacctccacaaaaaacaacagACTTCCTGTACTGAATGtgttacttctacacactaaatatgaaattggtccgaccttccgatcttgagatatcgcgtttgccagctgggcgtcacaaacgcacgcatatacgccatcatgaatgcaaaggttgcGATTATGAGCGAAACCAAGAAAGGAATCTGTGAAAGCTATGGTGAGGATGATGCTTGAAGCGATGAACCACACGGTGACAGAAAATATCACGACGTTTGTATAGATGCAAAGACGCAAAAGCGAGGGATGCACGGCGCATTCAAACTCTCTAGCAAGATGTGATATTTACCCGAGATTGCCTGGTGACCTGGCTGACCGAGAAGAACTGATGAGAGAtgtcataaaataaaaattacaagACAGATTACAAATCATCTGATACAGCGCTAGAACACATACAATTATAAACATAACATTAAAGAaacatatattacattaaagAAACGAATTCACAGCTGACTGAGAAGTTCATGAAGTTATTGTCTGACTTATGACGTATGCTTGAATGCGTCTCAGCATTGTAATGGTCCATGATTTAAGTTTTACTCGGTAGCGTTttgaggtagagagagagggggaTAGGGCTTCATATATGATGTCACTGGTGCCATTACGGATGACAAACTAGTTCTCGAATTGATTTGCAAGATTTAATCAAACGAAGACTACAGgtaaacatgataacataaTGGACATTAAACAC contains:
- the LOC139958876 gene encoding polycomb complex protein BMI-1-like isoform X2 — translated: MHRKTRLKLTELNPLLTCSLCTGYLIDATTLTECLHSFCRSCLVRYLQTSQQCPKCDTMVHKTRPLHNASSSRSARSPGNLGVDRALQNIVYKLVPGLFKDEMKKRRDFYTQHPQASTSSGNSPVDLEARGEVSEEALVIYSDDEHMNLSLEYYVPYRRKVLEEKNHGDKEKNKKRTNDDDSMNGDDMVHKRYLRCPAAVCVKHIKKFIRNKFDLRTNYQIEITHMDNEDDSLPDDYTLMDVAYIYTWRRNGPLPLVFRVFQEANKRQKSNYVAEVAKESTRLRTDSDLSRPPVVASEPIANQERSRQATPPPPELDKEETFVEDSKNKNNLDETTTDLVEMSVLQSSNEDINKNDNGGHKEESLREVRKQTTEEEECLKANSLSNNNDNTEVITTNGQTKDHLPIDLKTGASSVDAPPTLTTVVPAR
- the LOC139958876 gene encoding polycomb complex protein BMI-1-like isoform X1; this encodes MVLFLIRNENRDVTTTMHRKTRLKLTELNPLLTCSLCTGYLIDATTLTECLHSFCRSCLVRYLQTSQQCPKCDTMVHKTRPLHNASSSRSARSPGNLGVDRALQNIVYKLVPGLFKDEMKKRRDFYTQHPQASTSSGNSPVDLEARGEVSEEALVIYSDDEHMNLSLEYYVPYRRKVLEEKNHGDKEKNKKRTNDDDSMNGDDMVHKRYLRCPAAVCVKHIKKFIRNKFDLRTNYQIEITHMDNEDDSLPDDYTLMDVAYIYTWRRNGPLPLVFRVFQEANKRQKSNYVAEVAKESTRLRTDSDLSRPPVVASEPIANQERSRQATPPPPELDKEETFVEDSKNKNNLDETTTDLVEMSVLQSSNEDINKNDNGGHKEESLREVRKQTTEEEECLKANSLSNNNDNTEVITTNGQTKDHLPIDLKTGASSVDAPPTLTTVVPAR
- the LOC139958876 gene encoding polycomb complex protein BMI-1-like isoform X3, producing the protein MVHKTRPLHNASSSRSARSPGNLGVDRALQNIVYKLVPGLFKDEMKKRRDFYTQHPQASTSSGNSPVDLEARGEVSEEALVIYSDDEHMNLSLEYYVPYRRKVLEEKNHGDKEKNKKRTNDDDSMNGDDMVHKRYLRCPAAVCVKHIKKFIRNKFDLRTNYQIEITHMDNEDDSLPDDYTLMDVAYIYTWRRNGPLPLVFRVFQEANKRQKSNYVAEVAKESTRLRTDSDLSRPPVVASEPIANQERSRQATPPPPELDKEETFVEDSKNKNNLDETTTDLVEMSVLQSSNEDINKNDNGGHKEESLREVRKQTTEEEECLKANSLSNNNDNTEVITTNGQTKDHLPIDLKTGASSVDAPPTLTTVVPAR